In Palleronia sp. LCG004, a single window of DNA contains:
- a CDS encoding sensor domain-containing diguanylate cyclase, producing the protein MATDEKLLQFLYACPVGLIEFDGAGEISMINPHAMQHLMPLAGAAACVNFFAAMENFAPELRSIAGNFPGSHGTIRDHHRIFVDLAERRRKGRPQVLSCSLVKLGPDRFMATLGDITDEVTREHRLRQADTWFSALIDGINDFGVVVVSGDLTVISANASFLRQSRRGFDTVIGHSVKDILVHSGENEPGAESVEDQFGVAARDGWHLHEGWEQRADGERYWCQRLIVVRDDDETPQDTTFSMVMRDVPPRETDSGDLITMLTRDDLTGASNRMYFHKTLRREKLRWQNRREPLSLVMLDLDHFKAVNDSYGHPGGDAVLCAVARTGLAMKPANAVFARLGGEEFALLLPGQGIDGAMRIASALREAIARTPVETTRGEIRVTASMGCAELDEVDGSTDDLIELADARLYQAKRSGRNRVLAAVS; encoded by the coding sequence ATGGCGACCGACGAGAAGCTTCTGCAATTCCTCTATGCCTGTCCCGTCGGGCTGATCGAGTTCGACGGCGCGGGCGAGATCTCGATGATCAACCCGCATGCCATGCAGCACCTCATGCCGCTTGCGGGTGCGGCCGCATGCGTGAACTTTTTCGCGGCGATGGAGAATTTTGCCCCCGAATTGCGCAGCATCGCCGGAAACTTTCCGGGCAGCCACGGCACCATCCGGGACCATCACCGCATCTTCGTGGACCTCGCGGAAAGGCGCAGGAAGGGGCGTCCGCAGGTCCTGTCGTGCTCTCTCGTCAAGCTCGGGCCCGACCGCTTCATGGCCACGCTCGGGGATATCACAGACGAGGTGACGCGCGAACATCGCCTGCGCCAGGCCGATACGTGGTTCTCCGCGCTGATCGACGGGATCAACGATTTCGGGGTCGTCGTCGTCTCGGGCGACCTGACCGTCATCTCGGCCAACGCGTCCTTCCTGCGGCAGAGCCGGCGCGGCTTCGACACCGTGATCGGCCATTCCGTCAAGGACATTCTCGTGCATTCCGGCGAGAACGAGCCCGGTGCCGAAAGCGTCGAGGATCAGTTCGGCGTCGCCGCCCGCGATGGCTGGCACCTTCACGAGGGGTGGGAGCAGCGCGCAGACGGGGAACGCTACTGGTGCCAGCGGCTGATCGTGGTGCGCGACGACGACGAAACCCCGCAGGACACGACATTCTCGATGGTGATGAGGGACGTTCCGCCGCGCGAGACGGATTCCGGCGATCTCATCACGATGCTCACCCGCGACGATCTGACGGGCGCATCGAACCGCATGTATTTCCACAAGACGCTTCGCCGCGAAAAGCTTCGTTGGCAGAACCGCCGGGAGCCGCTCTCGCTCGTCATGCTCGACCTCGATCATTTCAAGGCGGTCAACGACAGCTACGGTCATCCGGGCGGCGATGCGGTCCTTTGCGCGGTGGCGCGAACCGGACTGGCCATGAAGCCTGCCAATGCGGTTTTCGCGCGGCTCGGCGGTGAGGAATTCGCGCTGCTGCTGCCCGGTCAGGGAATCGACGGGGCGATGCGGATCGCCTCTGCCCTGCGCGAGGCGATCGCCCGCACGCCGGTCGAGACCACCCGGGGCGAGATCCGCGTGACCGCCAGCATGGGCTGTGCCGAGCTCGACGAAGTCGATGGATCGACCGACGATCTAATCGAACTTGCCGACGCCCGCCTCTATCAAGCCAAGCGGAGCGGTCGTAACCGCGTTCTCGCGGCGGTATCATGA
- the aroQ gene encoding type II 3-dehydroquinate dehydratase, giving the protein MKTILVLNGPNLNLLGKRQPHIYGHETLEDVERLCSAACADGFGVRLLQSNHEGQIVDWIHEARETTCGIAINAGAFTHTSVAILDALHAYEPPVIEVHVSQVHRREAFRHHSYISQRADGVIAGFGLEGYVAAIRRICQLASDKG; this is encoded by the coding sequence ATGAAGACCATTCTCGTCCTGAACGGCCCCAACCTGAACCTGCTCGGCAAGCGCCAGCCTCACATCTACGGCCACGAGACACTCGAAGATGTCGAACGGCTCTGTTCCGCGGCCTGCGCGGACGGCTTCGGCGTGCGCCTTCTGCAATCGAACCATGAGGGCCAGATCGTCGACTGGATCCACGAAGCGCGCGAGACGACCTGCGGCATCGCCATCAACGCCGGCGCGTTCACACACACCTCGGTCGCGATTCTCGATGCGCTTCACGCCTACGAGCCGCCGGTCATCGAGGTGCATGTGAGCCAGGTCCACAGGCGCGAGGCGTTCCGGCACCATTCCTATATCTCGCAGCGCGCGGACGGGGTGATCGCGGGGTTCGGCCTGGAAGGATATGTCGCGGCGATACGCCGGATCTGCCAGCTCGCATCCGACAAAGGCTGA